In Papaver somniferum cultivar HN1 chromosome 1, ASM357369v1, whole genome shotgun sequence, a genomic segment contains:
- the LOC113294523 gene encoding putative B3 domain-containing protein At5g66980: protein MGKYGKDIASSSSVNGQKNHHFFQVFTPDKSSHHLKLPAAFINKLDEDLPKKGTLRDSTDKLWSVKVVKSGNDYFFQNGWEDFVNHYTLQYGNFLMFNYHGNSRFHVSVFDYTTQCEREDTTIDYVIGNGNPSLGEDACELEVPESLRKSLGDSSENSSENYEVIANSYDDPEKPRFTTTVNERSPYAVHIPKQLVIDHALELKTDMTIRVQSGKKWPVEVYFEESAKRYIICRGWHDFKTDNNMKHGEKCILEFKKGRGGRRTSDVIHAYPLNVKLER, encoded by the exons ATGGGGAAATATGGGAAAgatattgcttcttcttcttcagttaatGGCCAAAAAAACCATCACTTCTTCCAAGTTTTCACTCCTGACAAAAGCTCTCACCATTTG AAATTACCAGCAGCATTTATCAACAAATTGGATGAAGACTTGCCTAAAAAAGGCACTCTTAGAGACTCCACTGATAAACTATGGAGTGTGAAAGTAGTAAAGTCTGGAAATGACTACTTTTTTCAGAATGGTTGGGAGGATTTTGTGAATCACTATACTTTGCAATATGGTAATTTTCTGATGTTCAATTATCATGGTAACTCTAGGTTCCATGTGAGTGTATTCGATTACACTACTCAATGTGAAAGGGAAGATACCACAATAGACTATGTAATTGGTAATGGAAATCCTTCATTAGGTGAAGATGCATGTGAACTGGAAGTTCCAGAGAGTTTGAGGAAGTCTCTTGGTGATTCTTCTGAAAATAGTTCAGAGAACTATGAGGTCATTGCGAACTCATATGATGATCCGGAAAAGCCACGGTTCACGACAACTGTGAACGAGAGAAGTCCATATGCCGTG CATATTCCAAAACAACTGGTGATTGATCATGCTCTTGAATTAAAGACTGATATGACTATTCGAGTTCAAAGTGGGAAGAAATGGCCTGTTGAAGTCTATTTTGAAGAGTCTGCTAAGCGGTATATAATCTGCAGGGGTTGGCATGATTTCAAGACCGATAATAATATGAAACACGGGGAAAAATGCATTCTTGAGTTCAAGAAGGGAAGGGGAGGCAGAAGAACATCAGATGTGATCCATGCATATCCATTGAATGTGAAACTGGAAAGGTA